DNA from Phragmites australis chromosome 16, lpPhrAust1.1, whole genome shotgun sequence:
CTCGAGCACCCACTTGAGCGCCGTCCACGAGTCGTCGTAAGCGGCGGGTAGCGGGTGCTCCGGCGCGAGGTGGTAGTTCACCGACACGGCAATGACGCCGGCCTTGGCCGTCAGCACGTTGAGGTAGTTATGGTACACGGGATCAAACGCCGACCCCACGACGAACGCGCCGCCGTGGAAGTATATAAGCACGGGGAGCCTGCCGCCGGCCGAGGCAACGCCACGGCGGCTAGGCCGGTAGAGCCGCACCGCGAGCCCGGTGCTCTGGTCGACGACGACGTCCTTGGATGAGACCCCGGTGCGCGCGTCCAGGGACGGAGGGACGATTGTCGTGCCCATGAGCCGCTGCACGCGGCCGCTCTTGTACTGGATGAGGAACGGCGTGAAATCGAACTTGACCTGCATGTTCGGGTCCGTGGCCCGGCTCCGGAATGCCGATGCTTCCACCTCTTCCCTCGCCTCCCCTGCTCCGAAAACTGAGCAGAGCGCGACGAGCAGCACGGCGAACAGGACAGGGGAAGCCATGAGGCGCGGTGGCTGTGGCAGCGAGTGACCCGCACTGTGCTGCACGCGGATGTGCACGGTGCAGATGCCGCCCGCGGAGCGCGCGCTTATATGCACCGATCGAGCCACCGATGCGGCCGGCAAGATGGGGCCGCGAGTGCGCGCGCACTAGAATTGTTTCCGGCACGGCACGGATGGGTGGCGCCGATCGTTTCTTTTAACAGCTTCCACGGGACGCGACCGACGGCGTGCGCGTCATGTGCCCGGCGCGTATTGGGCGAGAGGGTTTGGTCAATTCGCAGCGCACTGCACCGCACCGCACGCGCCCGTTGCCGTTTCAGTAGTGCGGTGGCGGCAGTGGCCATTAGTGATCCGTAACCACCGGACGGTTAGCGCTCGAGTGCGCGGAGCTATCGATCCGCTCGTCGCCAAGCCAAGCAGTAAAAAAACCGGGGCGCGTTGTGAAGTGCAACGGCCATTGCTGGTGTTACTCCAGAAACGTACAGCGTCACGGGAGCAGAGATGGCGTTGCGCCATTGCTGGTAGGTTGGTTGGGAGCGTTTGTGCCGCCCGGTTCTAGAATCCAGATCCAGCAAGACATTTAAGGGCCATTGGTGCCTATCTGTAGTTTGTTTCCTCTCGCCGTGCGAGCGTGCGTTGGTTTGCAGGCGCTGCCGGCCGTTTTTCAGAGCTTAGCACAGCACCTTATTGCGCCATCAAGATGGATGTCTGGCGCTTTATTTTTCGAGAAACACTCGTACAAAACAGTACATACTTATATCACCACACGTCCACACTCATACAGTGTTTGCTAACAACTAAAGATGTAAAACTTAAACATCGACAAAGTTACCATAGTGTCTCACTGTCGATTGCTACATCacctactacttaaaaaatcacCTTGTTAAGACACACAAGAAGTAAAATTAGAGTTAAATCTCTAATATGTAAAATATATAATCAACTTCAGTAACCATCCAATAAAGACTTATACTACTGCTACTGTCATTTACTTGTACTAGAACCTGCACAAAGTCCATCACCTTATACTACTGCTACTGTCATTTACTAGCCGAAAGCTACGGGGCGGCGCTACTCCATTACTTTGTACCAGTTTAACCAACAAGCATCATCAGTACAGGGAAAAATGTCGTGTTTGTTGGACTAGTGATGCAGCCATGTAGGAGTGATGAGTACCTGCGGTCACTCTCCTTTTAGGTTAAGGTAGTTTTGACCGTGACGAGGGATGGGCACAAACCTTGATGGCGTCTGTATTCAGATCTCTGGATGTGGTGAAACAGATTTCTGTTTTCTTGTTGATGACGGGATGGGAGTGGATCGACCTGCGTGCGAGAAATGTCGACAGGCTTGCCCAGCTATCTTCCTCACGAAACAGAACACAAGAGTGCTTGGCACAGCATTCCTCTTCTAGTCTCAACTTCTTTGGAGAAAAGGGTCATTACTCTTTAGCTTTTCTCTCTACTAAATGAAACTAGAGTGCAAACAATGGCACTTGAAAGTACCACATCATCATATTGCTCTGTTGGATTTCACGTCCAGTATTCAACTATTCACAATTTGACCTAAACAACGTTTACAGCACTCATGAACCAAGACATCGTGCATATCCTCAACTGTAAAGTAAAGTATGGAAGCTTAAACTTCCTCTGAATATAATGATTTTCCTATGCTATTTACAAAGAAGGGTGGTTCTAACGGAAGGTAGCTTAATTAAAAGTCAATGCCGGGTAGTCAAAAATGTTATTTCTGTAACAACAATGAGGCTATCTGGCATTTGTTCTTTGATTGTCAATTCGTCAGATTTATTTGGGGAACCACTCGGATAACATTTGGGTTACAACCTACCACTAACATGGCAAATTTGTTTAGATCATGCCTAACCGAGATAAAATTCAAGACTAAAAACCAAAATTTGGTCGTGGCAAGTAAATAATCCCCACCCTATCGCGTCGTCCTGTCATGTCACCCGGCCGCAGCGCCGCCATGCCATCGCCCCACCCTACTACCGCCCCGTCATGCCCCGCCGGCAAGCCGTGCTGCATCTATGCCCAGATCGACCCGACACAGCACAGTCTCCTATAGACCGGGTCGTGGGTTGAGCCTCTAACACGAGAGTTGGCACGGCATGGCACGATCTAGCTAGTTAGCTAAGCATGACAAGTCGTGCTCTAACCAGACTTTGTCTAGGCGTAACCGTGCCCGGCCAACCCATCAGACGACTTGGCCAAGTTTTGGAGTAGGTTCTTACTAAAACTTATAAATATAAGTGCTCTAAGCCACTGTATATCCCCTCTATCCTCCACATGCCACTCCCCCGCACCGCCCCTCCCTCCGTTGTGACACCACTGCCACTACCAGTCCGTGGACTCCTGGCCTTCACTTAAGCTGGGAACAAGTGAACCTAATCACTAGTCCACCATGTGCCACCACCGTAGTGCAGCATTGTTAAGGAGGATTATGCCTACTTCATTTGATTGATGTTCAACTTTACCACAACTAAGCTACGCAAAGTATGTCATTTCAAAAAACAATGGCGTTAAAAATAATCACCACAAGTATGACAAAGTTTAACAGAAAATTATATCTATGACAAGTAGGACATAGAGATAAAACAAAAAGTGTGGTAAGCTACAAAATGTGACTATGCTGCAGCATGATACTATTTGACACTGAACCAAATAAGATGAACAATAGCATAGCTCAGTTGATTAAGGGACTTGTGGAAGAACATGTCCACCCAGATTCGGATCCTATACTTGGCATGGGTGctcaaatttttttagattaaatcaCGAGAATAAataatacatacatatgtaGATGTGTTTAGTGGTTAAAACGTATATCTATATTATATGAGGTTAGATCTCTCATCTAACTTAGACATGTGTTAGAACTTATACATATAAGTGTGTAGGTATGAGTGTGATACGTGCGAGTTGTTCCAGAAAAACCAAACAGATTCTAGATCATCAATCGGAGCACAGGTGTCAAGGAGATCCAATGGTCTGGAAGAACTGACTGATTGAaatctttttggtgattgaatAATAACAAGTTCAATCTTTAATTTACGTCTGAATCCTTTTTGTCTGTTTTGCTAATACCTCTTAAAATTTACCTTAGTAGTCAATAATTCGAAAAGGAAAGAGATAATATTATTTAGGGGAAAAACTTATTTTCAAACGTACATCTATTTAACAACCTATATATACAACCACTTCGATTCAAATGAACCTCAACAACCCGTCTCATCACAATCTTATCCGCACACCACCATAATCTCTCTCAGCGATGACCTCCTGTGCGAGATCCTCCTCCACTTCCCCTCCAACCTAGCCTCGTTCGTATGGATTCGTATACTCTGTAGTAGACAATCTGGTACAATCATTCTAAATCTAATGGTTGAGAGAACTAATGCCAATATCATTCCTTTAGCAAATATCAGAAGGATACGAATCCCGTCCGTGCACCATCGCCTGCCGCGCCTTCCTCGCCGCCATTCGTGCCTCCCCCGCCTTCCGCCGTTGCTTCCACATGCTCCACTCGTCccctcctcatcttcttccacGGCGCTGATTTCTTCCCCACCCGCATCCCGAGTCCTATATTTTTAGCTGGCCTTCCCTCTTCCGCCTGCTGCTCCGAACTCCGCTACTCCAGCGATTGCGACTCCACAAAGGCACCAACACACTCGCCAACCCAATCATTCCCAACTCTGATGCTTCCTTTCTATTTCTTTCCATCAATCTTTCTCAGTTCATTGCATTCATCTAGATTGGCCCTGGCCCTGACCATGCTAGATTCAGACAGTTGCAGTTTCGCTTGACGCTTTTACTTTGGTTTGGCCAAGGACTTGTTGACTTGATTTATggcttcttttcttctctccacACTGGGCCTCTATTTGATTGGTGCTTGCCTCATTTGGTTTCTTGGATGCAGGGTTCTCGAATGAATCTTCTTATTATTATGCGATGAACTGGTCTATATTCTGCACCagatcctctccctccccttcttttgACTTTTCTACCGCATTCGGTGCTTGCTTTTTTCTTCCCTCGAAATGAAACCCTCATTTCCTCTCCATCGTTTTGGTTTCTTTGATGGCACGCTTTTTGAGGGCTGTTCTTCGAGACCTGCTGGACTTAATTTCAACCAAGTGACCTCTTCATGCCCTTTCATTGTTTTAATTCTTATATCGATAACTTTTGGAAGATGGTGTGCCTGTTTTCAGTAGGAATTCCTTTTTAATATTTACATCAGCTTGCTTTTCCTACTGAAAattgcattgctaagcatggtTTACACATTGTGTAGCCCCTTATGATCAGTTTGTGCTGTTTCACAAAGTGTGCCATCAAAGAAACCAAACACTCTGTAATCAGCCCATGGTCCCCTTTTGAATCCCTGAAGTCTTTGCGCTCTGTGGTTCTCTTTTGGGAAACTGGCGAACGCAATTCAAGGAGACAAACACTGTTGACAGCCTATTTTTTGCTTCCTTTTTTGTACCAATTTGCTTACGGAATGTCTaaattgcttcttttttttctctctattttgcTTCTACAAAATCATCCTATTTTTTGCAAATCTTTCCAATTTTTTGCTTGCAAAATTTGCCAAAGTTACTTTTGGTTTGTATGATTTTGTTTGCGGATATGCAAATATTTGTCTCTAATTGTTACCAATTTgtatatgatatttttcttctctcatATTTGATTTTGAATAACATAGTTC
Protein-coding regions in this window:
- the LOC133896496 gene encoding probable carboxylesterase 2, translating into MASPVLFAVLLVALCSVFGAGEAREEVEASAFRSRATDPNMQVKFDFTPFLIQYKSGRVQRLMGTTIVPPSLDARTGVSSKDVVVDQSTGLAVRLYRPSRRGVASAGGRLPVLIYFHGGAFVVGSAFDPVYHNYLNVLTAKAGVIAVSVNYHLAPEHPLPAAYDDSWTALKWVLENARHGGDPWLSKHGEMSRLFLAGDSAGGNIAHNLAMRVGQQQHGVGGSARIKGVALLDPYFLGQYVDPAAARAWGFICAGRYGMDHPYVNPTALPPPAWRQLASARVLMTVSDQDGLSPWQRAYVDALRGSGWGGQAQLYVTPGEGHCYFLNNLASPKAARHMATLAAFVNSS